The DNA sequence CCATCGATCAGGGTGCTGACATGGATCGCTACCAGGGGATCGTGCAGCTGGATGCGCGTGGGCTGACAGAAGCAGCTCACGAATATTTCGCTCAATCCGAACAGATCGCAACGCGCATTCGCATGGCGGTCGGCCCGCTCTATGAAAGAGGCGAATCCGGAGAGGCTTCCAAGGTCACGTGGCGTGCTGGCGCGGTGATGGTTCAGCATCTGGCAGAGGATGGCGGGCTCACCGGCTACCGTGAACCCGAGGACGAACGCCTTTTGACGGATGAGGAAAAGAATTGGGAGCATGCGGCGATTTTGCTCGACTCTGTCACGGATACAGAATTGTTGGACCCAGAGGTAACAGCAGATCGTTTGTTGTTTCGCCTCTATCATGAAGACGGCGTCAGGGTATTCAGCCCAGCAGGTGTCCAGTTTGGCTGCCCTTGCTCTCGGGAGCGGATCGAAGGTGTTTTGAAGACTTTTGGGGCTGACGATCTGGATCACATGGTGGAGAATGGTCGTATTGAAGCCAAATGCGAGTTTTGCGCCGATCAGTATGAGTTTGATCCGGCGGATTTGAGAGGATAGGGGATCGATGCGCGGTTTTTGGATCGCACTTGGAACCGTCATGCTTAGTGCTTTGGCGCTCGCCGGATGTACGAGCGCCCCGCCGGCACCCCCAACCGAAATCTCCATCACCTTTCAACATCGCGCGCCGATTGCACTCAATGTTGCGAAGGTGGAGCTTGTCGATCGGTATCAGCCGACCCTCCGCAGCCCTCATGTCGAACATCTCCATAAGGTAACGCCCTCAACTGTCACGCGCGCTTGGGTTGATGAACGCTTGCGTGCTATCGGCGCCCGTGGACTGATCACGCTTATTGTGGAAGAAGCCGGTGTAATCGAGGAACCTCTAGGTGTGTCCGACGGTTTTGAAGGCCTGTTTCGCGATGAGGTCGACACACGGCTGGTCGGCGTGATCAGGGCGCGGTTCGAACACATAGACGTGGGCCCGCCTGGTGCGTCGCATTCAGTGGAAGTTGTTGCTGAAGCCAGTGCCGAGGTACTTGAAAGCGCCACGCTGAACGAGCGCGATCTGGCCTATTTTCGGTTGGTAGAAAGACTAGCAAGTGAATTTGACCGGGTCCTGACAGCGGAGATTGAAAAGTCGCTCACGCCT is a window from the Rhodobiaceae bacterium genome containing:
- the hslO gene encoding Hsp33 family molecular chaperone (33 kDa chaperonin), with translation MVPLVTTGDQPLTTENLHLDDIVVPFQIEGIGVRGRATRLSGLITDVMSRHDYPEPVSILLGEALTLVAMLGTALKFDGKLTLQTKTDGPVSMLVADFETPGKIRGYAHLDSDRLDAALDKGIAAPTELMGTGYLALTIDQGADMDRYQGIVQLDARGLTEAAHEYFAQSEQIATRIRMAVGPLYERGESGEASKVTWRAGAVMVQHLAEDGGLTGYREPEDERLLTDEEKNWEHAAILLDSVTDTELLDPEVTADRLLFRLYHEDGVRVFSPAGVQFGCPCSRERIEGVLKTFGADDLDHMVENGRIEAKCEFCADQYEFDPADLRG